From one Sphaeramia orbicularis chromosome 9, fSphaOr1.1, whole genome shotgun sequence genomic stretch:
- the LOC115426360 gene encoding thyroid adenoma-associated protein homolog codes for MSFDDLLTSLQDCVITEDQPQEPVSHTLTLFCGKLSESSRSSVKRCKERCLEEAVQLLRRISHTQLLGLEDRHLLLLVKLLISLQLQMVNISTACRKADQMLQHLAKVNHQLVFREIQQCLHPMIHTDQILSLEDLQRVCMFLEDSSVGREVWRESYLSLLDKVAELFPIVLQQDSLRDGPLCYITVKVCLQIFQLLSTEVSSVVWEKKDGSRAAQNILQALMDIVLGQCCNRDARLLAGTAVAMLLNTASEHRAGAAGAGAGAAAAWNLLQVSHSGSWLLAVGVLQVQCSSSRKDGVDRLAVTRGLLTCCRPHILLSSHDDATEMCLLLDGLFPLVYGLCEEKLNCQYFAFEVLTLWLKKVKECLADIWKTAGVRLLPDNSSLQQQLIHIIWTNADSPVEGVSELVRSAFALFLDIYQMDCEQCGDTEKTLYCTLLQRIIKLPWETKAKYHHLCALLPYLGTDRVLDHYPEISDHLLKCLSTNHLSPCGSELYKCLIQQQKRELGDSLSEVHLADHWTRRWRSVLLEALTSDMALLQNNSSTHLLPCTFQVFPSAVEPLLTPLDPGHPGHLHAWACIMSSYRATTGSSPWAMQGSSGLEILSLALESADDKVRLAAFSLLCCSPKTKEAPTQEELSIIRNFIPQNLNCESSPFRQHFQAGVKRFLVRIRDSCLSFVKGQKSKKKGDAAHSQQAEDTLDQGIGFVEWLAQLPYCYLAPGHSYQRKKTALLLLSAVLETCTDTWSPGKKKGQPPVNIGCLINYAQQKGLWDFFCRTKQLILISCLEDSTNEIRELSAGLLLRFFPPSFPDDVAAVLLMRTKQLLCSPRVQEAQMGAVMMKVLFLKSQDLSEGSRLDGNMTVSNGTKTKAFNFVRFLVKELEEHYLTAKADMMLAARTKPIHGILSALQRCLLESPSCICDDLDPSLTCDVLILLENISLLLLGVLYGDQDICATEQDAPPSFCDMGNAITSLITQASGGSQGDTECVLLSEEHSLVLTCCWVSLKETGIFLGSLVEQILTKSKPNKCPLTKADLIRASKVFKNILLKCRHWGAVEGCCAGFTRFCASLLSTNDPEIRNIPANMLKQGLQVIQSPSSTSVTRRAAGLPMLILCILSAEQASKARPLLAHSMQTLLETASTPLPENWDQTLDLPQVCAVHTLQALVRGTGLGVAVLQFAPAVAILSLTLLTSSCWAMRNAALQLYSSLSSRILGQWPSSEEGGPAQHGMSPAAFFFHYPALQPFLLREFRRAAQVLQGPSSEARLHLQPSLYPILTLLAQLQPGVQDSTETLTDFLPPLLQLSASPIYSVRVMASRALVAMTPTSEYMNILIKLMAQVPGPQESCCHNRLHGQLLQIKALLDRALCDDSAPPADLCEVLSKVEASMWLATEAQRCPLVRAAYIDVVESLRRFCGDTFLSELSNTLTHELQMPQQGLQIGLSSFHERAIQFLCADLHWAGQIWDSFSALSPDLKLTLVAWVVDGWRSQKTGLKGVIQRVLQTHLKEALLSHCVEYHRTYLAALVEVMTGSDFPSMKHPPQCPKLEQMVVLECLDLLLVNLEEQRGGPEFLSWTLCAVSILLPHCFQISMIKRWFDILECHRSPDAPEVLRMACAEALCAAGVPLINPSLRELNTQPAIKIRLINTGLYLLQDQNLQVRMKAACFVSMLHHTTRGGQGSICLMQVNRAMPLLLDHMLEECWDTPGTLEVLLSHLQQPDLRSVQTEALEIGCGNLYEQDEANVFAEPSVMSAQVLPYLLQMADSYSKSSALAKRLSAWAEENTPQVLDGLAVCQELLSGELLTWVSLLMHPRFHSTLCGLFARAAFLLRLLKTSDDMQHLCDPSSFHNSVQDICAQFSQNGVHFPSALTPAVAGDLSLWHN; via the exons ATGTCCTTTGATGATCTGTTGACAAGTCTTCAGGACTGTGTGATCACCGAGGACCAGCCACAGGAACCTGTCAGCCACACCCTCACACTCTTCTGTGGTAAACTGTCTGAATCCTCCAG GAGCAGTGTGAAGAGATGCAAAGAGCGGTGTTTAGAGGAGGCTGTGCAGCTGCTGAGGCGCATATCACACACACAGCTTCTGGGTTTGGAGGACAGGCATCTCCTGCTGCTTGTCAAACTCCTCATCTCTCTGCAGCTGCAGATGGTCAATATATCTACAGCATGTCGTAAAGCAGACCAG ATGTTGCAGCATTTGGCAAAGGTGAACCACCAATTGGTTTTCAGGGAAATCCAACAGTGTTTGCACCCCATGATCCATACTGACCAG ATATTATCACTGGAGGATCTGCAGAGAG TCTGTATGTTCCTGGAAGACAGCAGTGTTGGTCGAGAGGTGTGGCGAGAGTCATATCTGTCTTTGCTGGATAAAGTGGCAGAGTTATTCCCTATTGTACTGCAACAAGACTCCCTAAGAGATGGACCACTGTGTTACATTACTGTGAAG GTGTGTCTGCAGATCTTTCAGCTGTTATCCACTGAAGTATCttctgtagtttgggagaagaaggaTGGGAGCAGAGCAGCTCAAAACATCTTGCAGGCTCTCATGGACATCGTACTCGGACAG TGCTGCAACAGGGACGCTCGTCTGCTGGCAGGCACCGCTGTGGCCATGCTGTTGAACACTGCATCAGAACACAGAGCAGGagcagcaggagcaggagcaggagcagcagcagcgtgGAATCTGCTCCAGGTCTCCCACTCAG GGTCGTGGCTGCTGGCTGTGGGTGTTCTCCAGGTGCAGTGCAGCTCCTCCAGAAAGGACGGCGTGGACCGGCTGGCTGTGACCAGGGGCCTCCTGACCTGCTGCCGACCTCACATCTTACTCAGTTCACATGATGATGCCACAGAG ATGTGTTTGCTCCTGGACGGTTTGTTTCCTCTTGTTTATGGTTTATGTGAGGAGAAGCTGAACTGTCAGTACTTTGCATTTGAAG TGTTAACGCTATGGCTGAAGAAAGTTAAAGAATGTCTGGCTGATATCTGGAAGACGGCAGGTGTCCGCCTTCTGCCTGACAACAGCAGCCTGCAACAGCAGCTCATTCACATCATCTGGACTAATGCTGACAGCCCA GTGGAAGGTGTGTCAGAATTAGTTCGGAGCGCCTTTGCTCTGTTCCTGGACATCTACCAGATGGACTGTGAGCAGTGCGGTGACACAGAGAAGACTCTTTATTGTACTTTGCTTCAGAGAATAATCAAATTGCCGTGGGAAACCAAAGCCAAGTATCATCACCTCTGTGCTCTGCTCCCATATTTGGGTACTGACAGG GTGCTGGATCACTATCCTGAAATATCCGATCATCTCCTGAAGTGTTTGTCAACCAATCACCTGTCTCCATGTGGATCAGAGCTGTACAAGTGTCTGATCCAGCAGCAGAAGCGAGAACTGGGTGATTCGCTCAGTGAGGTGCATCTTGCTGATCACTGGACAAGGCGTTGGCGGTCTGTCCTCCTTGAGGCGTTGACTTCTGATATGGCTCTTCTACAAAACAACAGCTCAACACACTTGCTGCCCTGCACCTTTCAAGTGTTTCCTTCTGCTGTGGAGCCTCTGCTCACCCCTCTGGATCCAGGTCATCCTGGACACCTCCACGCCTGGGCCTGCATCATGAGCTCCTACAGAGCCACAACCGGATCCTCTCCCTGGGCTATGCAGGGCAGCTCAGGTCTTGAAATCCTCAGTCTAGCACTAGAATCTGCAGATGATAAAGTCCGTCTCGCTGCGTTCAGCCTCCTCTGCTGCAGCCCAAAGACCAAAGAGGCTCCAACCCAAGAGGAGTTGTCGATAATAAGGAACTTTATACCTCAGAACTTAAATTGTGAGTCGTCGCCTTTTCGCCAGCATTTTCAGGCAGGAGTGAAGAGATTCCTGGTTCGTATCAGAGATAGCTGCTTATCCTTTGTCAAAGGACAAAAGAGCAAAAAGAAAGGAGATGCTGCCCACTCACAGCAGGCAGAGGACACACTGGACCAGGGAATAG gtTTTGTGGAGTGGTTGGCTCAGCTTCCATACTGTTATCTGGCACCAGGACACAGCTATCAAAGGAAGAAGACTGCATTGCTGTTGCTGTCTGCAGTGTTAGAAACCTGCACAGACACCTGGAGCCCAGGCAAGAAGAAAGGACAACCTCCAG TGAACATAGGGTGTCTTATTAATTATGCTCAACAAAAAGGACTGTGGGATTTCTTCTGCCGAACTAAACAGCTCATCCTCATCAGCTGTTTAGAGGATTCTACAAATGAG ATTCGGGAGCTTTCAGCAGGTTTGTTGTTGAGATTTTTCCCTCCAAGTTTTCCAGATGATGTCGCTGCTGTGCTGCTCATGCGAACCAAACAACTCCTGTGCAGTCCCCGGGTGCAGGAGGCTCAGATGGGAGCTGTGATGATGAAGGTGCTCTTTCTGAA ATCACAAGACCTGTCTGAGGGCAGCAGACTGGATGGTAACATGACTGTCAGCAATGGAACTAAAACCAAAGCCTTCAACTTTGTCAGATTTCTGGTGAAAGAATTAGAGGAGCATTACTTAACAGCCAAAGCCGACATGATGCTGGCTGCCAGGACCAAGCCGATACATG GTATTCTAAGTGCTCTTCAGAGGTGTTTGCTGGAGTCACCCAGCTGCATCTGCGATGACCTTGACCCCAGTCTGACCTGTGACGTACTGATCCTGCTGGAGAACATCTCTCTGCTTCTTCTGGGTGTGTTGTATGGAGACCAGGACATTTGTGCCACAGAGCAAG ATGCGCCCCCTTCTTTTTGTGATATGGGCAATGCCATCACCTCTCTGATTACCCAAGCATCTGGAGGAAGCCAAGGCGACACAGAGTGTGTGCTTCTGTCTGAAGAACACAGCCTCGTTCTCACCTGCTGCTGGGTCTCCCTCAAG gaAACAGGAATATTTTTAGGTTCTCTGGTGGAGCAAATTCTCACCAAATCCAAACCCAACAAGTGCCCTCTAACAAAAGCAGATCTAATAAGAGCATCGAAAGTATTTAAGAATATTCTTCTCAAATGTCGTCACTGG GGGGCAGTAGAGGGATGCTGTGCTGGCTTCACCAGGTTTTGTGCCTCTCTACTGAGCACCAATGATCCAGAGATCAGGAATATCCCAGCCAACATGCTCAAACAA GGGCTGCAGGTCATCCAATCCCCTAGCTCCACTTCTGTCACCCGGCGGGCTGCAGGGTTACCAATGCTCATCCTGTGTATACTTTCAGCAGAGCAGGCCAGTAAGGCACGTCCACTGTTAGCCCACAGTATGCAAACGTTACTGGAGACCGCCAGCACCCCTCTGCCTGAGAACTGGGATCAAACACTGGACCTCCCACAg GTGTGTGCGGTTCACACTCTGCAGGCCCTCGTCCGTGGCACCGGTCTAGGTGTCGCTGTCCTTCAGTTTGCTCCTGCTGTTGCCATATTGTCCCTCACTCTGCTCACTTCTTCCTGCTGGGCCATGAGAAACGCTGCTCTGCAACTTTACA GTTCTTTGAGCTCTCGAATACTCGGCCAGTGGCCTAGCAGTGAGGAGGGTGGCCCCGCGCAGCATGGCATGTCCCCTGCTGCCTTTTTCTTCCACTATCCTGCCCTCCAGCCCTTCCTTCTGAGAGAGTTCAGGCGGGCAGCACAGGTTCTTCAGGGTCCATCTAGTGAGGCCCGGCTTCACCTCCAGCCCTCCCTCTACCCAATTCTTACTCTGTTAGCCCAACTCCAGCCTGGTGTCCAAGACTCAACAGA aaCACTGACAGACTTCCTGCCACCTTTACTCCAGCTCTCTGCTAGTCCCATTTACAGTGTCAGAGTAATGGCTTCTAGGGCTTTGGTTGCCATGACTCCCACCTCAGAGTACATGAACATCCTCATCAAACTGATGGCTCAGGTCCCAGGGCCACAGGAGAGCTGTTGTCATAACCGGCTCCATGGACAGCTGCTGCAGATCAAAGCTCTTCTAGACAGAGCTCTGTGTGATGACAG TGCCCCTCCGGCTGACCTTTGCGAGGTTCTAAGTAAGGTAGAAGCCTCAATGTGGTTGGCGACTGAAGCTCAGCGCTGCCCCCTGGTGAGAGCAGCCTACATTGACGTGGTAGAGTCTCTTAGAAGATTCTGCGGTGACACGTTCCTCTCAGAGCTCAGCAACACATTAACTCATGAACTCCAAATGCCTCAACAAGGGCTTCAG ATTGGTTTGTCATCCTTCCATGAAAGAGCCATCCAGTTTCTATGTGCAGACTTACATTGGGCAGGTCAAATCTGGGACAGTTTTTCTGCATTGAGTCCTGATTTGAAACTTACACTGGTTGCGTGGGTGGTGGATGGGTGGAGATCCCAGAAGACCGGCTTGAAAGGGGTAATCCAGAGGGTTTTGCAG ACACACCTGAAGGAGGCGTTATTGAGTCACTGTGTAGAATATCACAGGACTTACCTGGCAGCCCTGGTAGAGGTGATGACTGGCAGTGACTTCCCTTCAATGAAACATCCACCACAGTGTCCCAAACTGGAACAGATGGTTGTACTTGAATGTCTGGATTTGTTACTTGTGAATCTGGAGGAGCAAAGAGGTGGGCCAGAATTTCTGTCCTGGACTCTGTGTGCTGTCAGCATCCTGCTCCCCCATTG TTTTCAGATTTCCATGATTAAGCGTTGGTTTGATATCTTGGAATGCCACCGGTCGCCTGATGCCCCAGAAGTGCTCAGAATGGCTTGTGCTGAGGCTCTGTGTGCTGCTGGAGTTCCTTTAATAAACCCCAGCCTGAGAGAACTTAACACTCAGCCAGCCATCAAGATCAG GCTGATCAACACAGGCCTTTACTTGCTGCAAGACCAAAACTTGCAGGTGAGGATGAAAGCAGCCTGTTTTGTCTCCATGCTGCACCATACCACAAGAGGAGGTCAAGGAAGTATATGCCTTATGCAGGTCAACAGAGCTATGCCTCTCCTGCTGGACCACATGCTGGAGGAGTGCTGGGACACCCCTGGTACACTAGAGGTGCTGCTGAGTCACCTGCAGCAGCCTGACCTCAGATCTGTGCAAACAgaagccttagagatagg GTGCGGCAATTTGTATGAGCAGGATGAGGCCAATGTGTTTGCAGAGCCCTCAGTGATGTCTGCACAGGTGCTGCCTTATCTGCTGCAGATGGCTGACAGCTACTCTAAATCCTCTGCCTTGGCAAAGCGCCTGAGTGCCTGGGCAGAGGAGAACACTCCACAGGTGTTAGATGGCCTTGCAGTCTGTCAAGAGCTGCTGTCAG GTGAGCTGCTGACCTGGGTGTCTTTGCTCATGCACCCCCGTTTCCACAGCACCCTGTGTGGTCTGTTCGCTAGGGCAGCCTTCCTGCTACGACTGTTGAAAACATCTGATGATATGCAACACCTTTGTGATCCCTCAAGTTTTCACAACAGTGTACAGGACATTTGTGCTCAGTTCAGTCAGAATGGTGTCCACTTTCCATCTGCTTTAACACCCGCTGTGGCTGGAGATCTGTCACTGTGGCACAACTGA
- the pik3ip1 gene encoding phosphoinositide-3-kinase-interacting protein 1, with protein sequence MLSVYSTRQLCKMFFSLHIVFLSVAFVDSSAPNENQKDCMRSNGVEYRGEQQSSSSGLTCLNWTNSTKDYDIISHPDSQTGVGDHNYCRNPDSSERPWCYIAGPDGAVQRQFCSIDTCREESSTVAPEAESLHPTGTTPSTESFQPAKKVDAQPVMGISQRVRTLPKKKKDLGTLGYVLGIFMMAIIIILGAGITFGYFYKRGRDLKKQHEQRVYEREMQRITLPLSAFSNPTCELIDENTIVITAENETTPVQEGIEGGDPLMGQQAGTPGA encoded by the exons ATGTTGTCGGTGTATTCAACCCGTCAGCTCTGCAAAATGTTTTTCTCTCTGCACATTGTTTTCCTGAGCGTGGCGTTTGTGGACAGCAGtgcacccaatgagaatcaaaaAG ACTGTATGAGATCTAATGGAGTGGAGTACAGAGGGGAACAACAGAGCTCCTCCTCAGGTCTGACCTGTCTAAACTGGACCAACTCTACAAAGGACTATGATATTATAAGCCATCCAGATTCACAAACAG GTGTGGGAGATCACAATTACTGCCGAAACCCAGACTCTTCTGAGAGGCCTTGGTGCTACATTGCTGGCCCAGATGGAGCAGTTCAGAGACAATTCTGCTCCATTGACACATGCAGAG AGGAAAGCTCTACTGTGGCACCAGAAGCTGAATCCCTCCACCCTACAGGAACTACCCCTTCCACAGAGAGTTTTCAGCCTGCCAAGAAAGTCGATGCACAGCCAGTAATGGGAATCAGCCAAAGAGTGCGGACATtacccaaaaagaaaaaagaccttGGCACGCTTG GCTATGTCCTCGGCATATTCATGATGGCCATTATAATCATTCTTGGTGCAGGCATCACATTTGGCTACTTCTATAAGAG gGGTCGAGACTTAAAGAAGCAGCATGAGCAGCGAGTTTACGAGCGCGAGATGCAAAGAATCACCCTCCCGCTGTCGGCTTTCTCCAACCCCACCTGTGAGCTGATAGACGAGAACACCATCGTCATTACAGCAGAGAACGAAACGACGCCCGTACAGGAGGGAATTGAGGGCGGGGACCCACTTATGGGCCAACAAGCCGGTACTCCTGGAGCATGA